The following coding sequences are from one Paenibacillus sp. JDR-2 window:
- a CDS encoding LysR family transcriptional regulator has product MDIQLLKVFSATAKEGSISKAAQKLNFAQSNVTHKIQQLEADLQTQLFYRHNRGITLTPSGQILVSYAEKILHVIQEARSAVVDSKVPTGPLSIGSMETTAAVRLPVLLAKYHADYPAVDFNLVTGPTERHIHGVLHYELNGAFVAGPVDHPELEQENVTDEELVLVTTASHPPINSIHEVQSRTLLVFQNGCSYRAKFNQLLQDEGIVPVKLMEFGSLETIIGCVSAGLGISLLPRSIVTEQEQQGQIRTHKIPSKHALVSTVFIRRKDALMTPALSTFISEMRAHFN; this is encoded by the coding sequence ATGGACATTCAATTACTCAAAGTATTTTCTGCAACCGCTAAAGAAGGAAGCATCTCCAAAGCGGCTCAAAAATTGAATTTTGCCCAATCAAACGTGACTCACAAAATTCAGCAGCTGGAAGCTGATTTGCAGACTCAACTCTTTTATCGTCACAACCGGGGGATTACCTTGACTCCCTCCGGGCAAATTCTAGTCTCTTATGCGGAAAAAATCCTGCACGTCATTCAGGAAGCCAGGTCTGCTGTGGTTGATTCCAAGGTTCCGACAGGACCTTTGTCTATCGGATCGATGGAAACGACCGCTGCCGTCCGGCTGCCCGTTCTCCTTGCCAAATACCATGCCGATTATCCGGCAGTAGATTTCAATCTTGTTACGGGTCCAACGGAGCGTCACATTCATGGCGTTCTTCATTATGAACTGAATGGAGCCTTTGTGGCCGGACCGGTCGATCATCCCGAATTGGAGCAGGAAAATGTGACTGACGAGGAGCTGGTCCTTGTCACAACAGCCTCCCACCCGCCTATTAACAGCATTCACGAAGTTCAATCAAGGACGCTGCTTGTTTTTCAAAACGGATGCTCCTACAGGGCAAAATTCAATCAATTGCTTCAAGATGAAGGCATTGTACCCGTCAAGCTCATGGAATTCGGTTCGCTTGAGACGATTATCGGCTGTGTGAGCGCAGGTCTCGGCATTTCTTTATTGCCTCGCTCAATCGTCACCGAACAGGAGCAGCAAGGACAAATTCGCACGCATAAGATTCCAAGCAAACACGCGCTCGTCTCAACGGTATTCATTCGGCGAAAGGATGCTTTAATGACACCGGCATTATCCACGTTTATCTCGGAAATGCGAGCCCATTTTAATTAA
- a CDS encoding YbfB/YjiJ family MFS transporter, whose product MRKHTWIVLSGGVAAMMVAMGIGRFAFTPILPIMMDHHLFSTTGAGYLASSNYLGYLIGAFILTFIQVKNRSLLLFAGLFISIGTTWCMGEFHSLDAWLLLRFCSGLASASVFVIVTSIVTERLSALQAGVFYGGVGAGILLTGITVPLLAHSSEWIGIWKGLGLISLVLGMAAWYSLGGRNTGAVKANPSNNPSHSSFRRILVCLTIAYGLEGLGYIVTGTYLVAYAKSVSNIPNMTSLSWMLVGAAAIPSCIIWSMIAARWGKKRTLSLAMAIQAIGIAVPVLIPNTAAIFAGAILFGATFMGITMLFVAYAKDLFPQNNRKIIGMLTTFFGLGQIIGPLIAGRLISGNGSYLSALIGAALIVLVGALSLPIGIGRADRIAANPSISDISR is encoded by the coding sequence ATGAGAAAACACACCTGGATCGTACTCTCCGGAGGTGTAGCGGCCATGATGGTTGCCATGGGGATCGGACGGTTTGCTTTTACCCCGATTCTGCCCATTATGATGGATCATCATCTGTTTTCAACAACAGGTGCCGGCTATCTGGCTTCGAGCAATTATCTGGGCTATTTAATCGGCGCATTTATCTTGACGTTCATTCAGGTTAAGAACCGCTCGCTGCTATTGTTTGCAGGGTTATTCATTAGTATAGGGACTACCTGGTGCATGGGGGAATTCCACAGTCTGGATGCGTGGTTACTGCTTCGGTTCTGCTCGGGGCTGGCAAGCGCATCGGTGTTTGTTATCGTCACAAGCATCGTAACGGAGCGTTTGTCTGCCCTGCAGGCAGGGGTTTTCTACGGAGGGGTAGGAGCCGGGATCCTGCTGACGGGGATTACTGTCCCGCTGCTGGCCCACAGCAGTGAATGGATCGGAATCTGGAAGGGATTAGGCTTGATCAGTCTCGTCTTAGGCATGGCAGCCTGGTACTCATTAGGGGGGAGAAATACCGGAGCGGTAAAGGCAAACCCTTCGAATAATCCATCTCATTCCTCGTTCCGTCGGATTTTGGTCTGTTTGACGATTGCCTATGGCTTGGAAGGCTTGGGATACATCGTGACGGGAACCTACCTTGTAGCGTACGCTAAGAGCGTATCGAACATCCCGAACATGACATCGCTCAGTTGGATGCTTGTTGGAGCTGCAGCGATACCTTCTTGCATCATATGGTCGATGATTGCAGCACGGTGGGGGAAAAAGCGGACGTTGTCCCTTGCGATGGCCATCCAAGCCATTGGAATTGCCGTTCCGGTACTTATTCCGAATACGGCGGCCATATTTGCCGGCGCTATCTTGTTTGGGGCCACTTTTATGGGGATTACCATGCTTTTTGTTGCTTATGCAAAAGATCTGTTTCCTCAGAATAACCGGAAAATCATTGGCATGCTGACTACGTTTTTTGGCTTAGGGCAAATCATCGGCCCGCTTATTGCCGGCCGCTTGATCTCTGGCAACGGAAGCTATCTCTCGGCATTAATCGGAGCCGCGCTTATCGTCCTCGTGGGGGCATTAAGCTTGCCGATTGGGATCGGCCGTGCCGACCGGATTGCTGCTAATCCGTCGATATCCGATATTTCCCGATAA
- a CDS encoding spore germination protein, translating into MRRLRIRSSGKTFNILKSKSSILQEDNDKPFVADIEQNESYIKETFQNCYDLEYRRIRAHQNLQWIVVYIDSLIDKSMLEEHVLKPLFNRSTEDIPADVEELTGQWISVGITINSHQISEVVRNLLQGYAAILTAGSSSVITVAIPGVAKRSLEEPSSEPVIRGSKEGFIEQLSTNLGLVRARLKTSKLKTESITLGEFSNTQIVMTYLEGIADETVLEQVRSRLRSIQIDGVLDSGYIEEFIEDQPYSPFPQVNSTERPDVVAAELLEGKVAVLVDTSPYALIVPMTFWTGLQANEDYYIRWPIATFIRWIRFLFIHFAIFAPALYVAITTFHQEMIPTNLVLSIAASREAVPFPAMIEALMMEVVFEALLEAGVRMPKQIGPTIGIVGGLVIGQAAVQAGLISAPVVIIVSLTGISTFTTPRYSLRNGIRLLRFPMLFMAGTLGLYGIVLGFLGIMLHVTSLRSFGKLYFSPVTPIGLAAFKDVFIRIPIRLKFRSKSTSNQEGGE; encoded by the coding sequence ATGAGGAGATTAAGAATCAGATCATCCGGTAAAACCTTCAATATTCTTAAATCCAAGAGCAGCATCCTCCAGGAAGATAACGATAAACCATTTGTTGCCGACATTGAGCAGAACGAGAGTTACATCAAAGAAACGTTTCAGAATTGTTATGACCTGGAATACAGAAGGATCAGAGCTCATCAGAACCTGCAATGGATTGTTGTATACATAGACAGCTTGATTGATAAATCCATGCTTGAAGAGCATGTATTAAAACCGTTGTTCAATCGCTCCACAGAGGATATTCCCGCAGATGTAGAAGAGTTAACCGGTCAATGGATTTCCGTTGGAATAACGATCAACTCCCATCAAATATCCGAAGTCGTCCGTAACCTCCTGCAAGGCTATGCGGCTATTCTAACGGCAGGCAGCAGCAGCGTCATCACGGTTGCGATTCCCGGAGTTGCAAAAAGAAGTTTGGAAGAGCCTTCCTCCGAGCCCGTTATCCGCGGATCGAAGGAGGGCTTTATCGAGCAGCTGTCAACCAACCTGGGGCTGGTCCGCGCGAGACTCAAAACCTCGAAATTAAAAACAGAAAGCATTACTCTAGGAGAGTTTTCAAATACGCAAATCGTCATGACTTACCTTGAGGGGATTGCCGACGAAACGGTGCTTGAGCAGGTAAGGAGCAGGTTGCGCTCCATACAAATAGATGGTGTTCTTGACTCGGGCTATATTGAGGAATTTATCGAGGATCAGCCCTATTCGCCATTTCCGCAGGTTAATAGCACGGAACGGCCGGACGTGGTTGCCGCTGAATTGCTGGAAGGCAAAGTAGCCGTTCTCGTAGACACGAGCCCATATGCCCTGATCGTTCCGATGACGTTCTGGACGGGGCTTCAAGCCAATGAGGATTATTATATCCGTTGGCCGATCGCTACGTTTATCCGGTGGATCAGGTTTCTTTTTATCCATTTTGCGATCTTTGCTCCTGCTCTGTATGTAGCGATTACGACCTTCCATCAGGAGATGATTCCCACGAATCTGGTGCTGAGCATTGCCGCTTCGAGGGAAGCTGTTCCTTTCCCCGCGATGATCGAAGCTTTAATGATGGAGGTTGTATTCGAGGCTTTGCTTGAAGCCGGCGTCCGGATGCCGAAACAAATCGGCCCAACAATCGGCATCGTAGGCGGTCTTGTTATTGGACAAGCAGCGGTGCAGGCCGGATTAATCTCTGCGCCGGTTGTCATTATCGTATCGCTTACGGGGATATCGACGTTTACAACCCCGCGATACAGCTTACGGAACGGGATCCGGCTGCTTCGATTTCCGATGCTGTTCATGGCGGGCACGCTAGGTTTATACGGCATTGTCTTGGGCTTTCTGGGTATTATGCTGCATGTGACCTCTCTCCGGTCCTTCGGCAAGCTTTATTTTTCCCCGGTCACGCCTATTGGGCTGGCCGCTTTCAAGGATGTTTTTATCCGGATTCCGATTCGGCTCAAATTTCGCTCGAAGTCCACTTCAAATCAAGAGGGTGGAGAATAG